TTGATAAATATTTTGATCAGTCTAAATTCATCAAAGATAATTCAGACCCTAATCAGCGCAGTCAGTTTGGTAAAGACCTGAACCTGGAGAAAGCCTATGATGAAAACTGGATTACCGTTTACCATAGCAGAAAAAGGATCAGTATACAGAGCGCTATTGAAGAATTGCCAATCTGGGATGACCAGTTAGAAGTTGCAATCTACCAGGCGGGGGTTAAAAAAGGAGTTCCGTTAGTCAATGCGATTATTAGTTACGCAGATGACCAGTTGACTATAGAAAAGCCATTGAATAGCTATAATAACCTGGT
The sequence above is drawn from the Pedobacter cryoconitis genome and encodes:
- a CDS encoding immunity 22 family protein, yielding MAQQKIHIWAGTTDKTEEQFDKYFDQSKFIKDNSDPNQRSQFGKDLNLEKAYDENWITVYHSRKRISIQSAIEELPIWDDQLEVAIYQAGVKKGVPLVNAIISYADDQLTIEKPLNSYNNLVYLGSFTNPS